ATATGTAAACTTATTAGTTTATGTGGAAAATTTGACAACTttgttaaacaatattttttgcaaaaggtGTTTATACACCATTATATACAAATATCCTGTATGGCCAAATGTATGTGGACAccacaaaaaaatatgttaagcTGTTTTAAGTAAAGTTAATGCTGcaacacatgaaaacattttggcAATTGTTCACTATAAACCTTTTAGCAATAGTTTGGCAAAAGGCCTTTTCTATTAAAGCCCCTGTGCACAAAGATCCGTGACCTTGATTGCACATTTGTTGCAGCTAGTAATAGTGCAAGCAGTTAGTATtagtggtcagcaatggcagctcactgACTGACAGGTATAATTTAAGGTATCATGGCATCATGTGCATCCTGGTGATCCCATATAAACTGATGTTGTAAAATAGGGGAAACGTAGGCAGTTGCCTTCTAAGGGATTACATGACTGGACATCAGCCCCTCAATAAGCCCTCATTACAGTCTGAAAATCCGATCAGGCTACTCATTCTTACAACATAATTCTTCGGGAATGTGTTTTTTACTCTTGTTAACATAAAGGAGTCTATGAAAAAGATACATGTTGGTTGAGTGgtcctttcatttcctgtggAAACACTGTAAAATGAATTACAATTCTGACTAATGCAGCTGTAAACTATTAAACATTAACTAGCAAGTTTACTAAAAGCAAGAACAGTTTTTTATACACTTACACGTTTATAGGTAAACCATGCCCgtgccttttaaaatatttatacacaactAACCACAAGAGTCATTGTAAAGGGGTCAAAACATGCAATCGTCATGCTTTGCATATTTTTCTTAAATGCACCTCTTTGTAACCATGAACTGGATGCATTTGGCATGTTATTTGGTTAATAATGCCTATTATGTATGTTAATGAGTGTAAGGTACCcagttttcaaaatatataaaaatgacaatcATGGTTTCAATGAAATAAATGACCCCTTAGTTCGCAGATTctatggtattattatttaacaaataatattgtTCACCTAAAATATTGCTGATTCTTGTTTGCAGGCATTTCCTTTTGTGGACTTTCTGATAAGTTatagaaataaacagatataaaaatgaaatgagtCTACCTAACTAACATGACTTTAGTTTGGTTGTATGATTTATGCTGTAACAAATTCATGAACTACCAGCTGTGACTATTGGACTGGTAAAGTGTTATAAAGAATATATTCATTACTGGGTTTGGCACCCGTTAAGGCTGGTATTCAAAATTAGATAATTATGTGGAGAATTGAAAGTTGGGGTTCCCTGCCATGGAGTGTTAGAGAAGAGACTACAGTAGCTGCAGAACTCAGGCCCTTGGTCTGGCTTAGCTGGGGAATTGGATCATGGACTGCTGGAAAGGGGAGCTAGAACTCTCCCTGGTCTGGGACATTCTTCATATTAAAAGGAAAAGCTGTCAAAGTCTGGGAACTGTTGGAGGATGCTGGGACAGAAGTCTGGATGTCCCTTGAGTCAGGACAGTTGCATCGGAGGTAACATTTGAGTGTTTCTTCAGGAATGTCAGACTATAGGCTCTAATCTAGGATGTGCACTGTGTTATGTTTATATGCCCTTCAGACTGGGATATGTTGTTTGTCTGACACTGCACCCCTCATTCCTCTCTTCTGCTATTGATGTTGGTCAGTAATTACCTTTAGACTGAACTGAGCTTGTGTGATTATTTATTCCCCATGTGGATGGAACCCAGGAACATTTAACCCTTCTGAGAGGGGGAGGTAAACCTATACTTTGATCTAAAAAGTTCTGTGATATTGTGGAGAATAATAAgtcctgattttccctttaaatataacaaatgtctttgttggaaattgtctctgTAACAGACCAGTGtcaaatttccccttatcagatagtTCTTGATCTGACAAGCAGCATCCTTCAAGACCCAATAGTTtgcaacacccattgtaaaagttggagttttgtgtctccaggtgtcataaaactcagataaggctagtagagtggcctctgattgaactctgagatgtagTCTGAAcccaatttattattaatctttgtatttccaatataccattctgtatgaaatagtagttgactgatttgtattTGGATCAGTATGGTGatcattttgagaccaagaactgtTTTTTTAGGCCGCAGGGAAGCCTAGAAACCATttgtagcctgtcctggtgaaccataagtcccagacatgcctagtttggtctatgtgaactccttattttgtgatgaataataatctgggggttagcagttcataaaacctgtaatTGTGAAATTAATAATAGCTAGAACAAGGGCGTTTTGGGAAGtctccacagagcatcataacccatgtggacacagcccttcagacagcccccaccccgctgtcattggattgttgtattaggcTCACCTCTGTGGTttgcatagaaaaagccatgtaagtctagcagagacagctctcactgacatcatcttgttgctaaggacaacagcactgacacatttaGCACTGCAGGGATTCCAGTGACTCTGGATAATAACTTGGACTTCACAatgcaacctggaccaggaaaaccaactctgcCTAAGTGTTATTTcaaagttttcccttttattttatgctgttgctatagttctgttagtGTTCTGTTATTATTCTTAGGCTATATTTTTCTAagatttgtttatgcactgtttatgtatgtttttacttattaaacactataaaaagtgtaaccTGAATCTCTGAAGGCTtaaaagtagaaatagtgtaacttgatAAGCTGAAACGCTAccataaacattgtgatttctgagacatccctgtctggagtggcagcaggtgacactaaagaagcagaagcataactgcggttgtcaagggtaacggtctACTTGTGATGGTGTGTGGCAAGGTTTGCCAGAGTGGTTAATCTTACCCCGTGACGGCCCCTCtacagcctgctggtgcgtggactgttgctgagcatgctgaaatatctatgcgcaggggtgccaGCTGAGAGAGCATTCTTCACAAGTTCCCTATCTCCAAAGATTTGGTAGTATAAAAAACGTGTCTGAAAAAGGCAAAAATGGTTTTGTCAGAATAGGGTTTTATTTTCAGGTTAGCCATGTGGGGTGCTATCTTCTGGTGTCCAGGACTAAACTTTCACAGTGGAAACAAAATGGCAATGCTAACATGTCCAGTTGTTGGCCAAAAATATTTGGTCCCATTTTTGGAGCATACAATAATGTGAACACAAAAACACTTCTGATTGTTGAAATAtttcttaaagtggactttttagtttgaaataataataactatattgtaaaacatttaatcCTAAAGTGGcagtccaaagaaaaaaaatgcatgatccaaaatatattatttaccttGGCATTGGTGACATCTCTCATGAAATTCTATTTAAGGATTCCAAATTTCCCAAGAACTCCTCCTATACTGTAAAgatcttttttaaaatgcagtggACAATTGTTGATGATGAAAAACAGCCTAGGGCCACACATAGTCAGTTTGATTTGTTATGCTCTGCAGACGTAGACTTCAACatcaatttttaacaaatttcttTGTAACTTGCAAAATTTTAGAACTCGTAtagaaaaattgtttttgaaattattgaaaacaaataagaaaggcaacattttagaataatgtttattaacctatgcacatactgtacatattttaaacattccaAGGACAGTATAAACTAAACGAGGACTGTCAAAGAATAATAACATGCTTGCTTTATAATAGGGTAATACCTTTTTTTCCCAAagattaataaaattttgtaaaattgttctACAATTTCTATCTTATCGTTTTTGGATCCCTGTGACACAATCtggattttttctgtttgtatagATATACAAAATCACACAATTAAATATAGGAGTAATTATGAATTAGTGgtttggaaataaatatacagcaccatcattaataaatatattccacCTATAGGTTTGTAATATACAATTATATGACACATTTGCTGGAATAAAATGGGTTACCAGATGATATACCCTAAAGATTTCAAACTGCCAAGTCCTACCCAGTTAGAGCAAGATCCTGCTTGAACTGATCTGATCCTCCTATGATCCACTTATGACGGGAGTAGCTGAACTAATTGCATCAGTAGTGGAAGAGATTTGCAACCAGTATATTTAGAGCTGGTAGATGAGCCTGAACAAATGGGTCTGATTATTGTGtatgcacacaaataaaaaaaaagaataaaatgtctaCAGTAGGTTTTATTTCTCTGTCTCACAGGTGATAATTGTATGAATATATAGATGGCATACAATGAAAAACTTACAGGTAAGACTTTGCTTTTACTATAGGTGGTCTCCCAGGTGGAATTGTAATatttgaagaaaagaaagagtttATTATAATGTAGAAAGGTGATCCTGAAAAATAGGGTGTTTATGCCCTGAGAGTTTACCTTTGAAACTAAGGTTTTGGTTagatttttaaagttaattaCCTGTTGATTGGGTATCCTTGTGAGTTAAATATAACTAGATGAAGCCAAGGAATTTGAATGCAGGCttaaagatattattattttcacagtGAATTAAGTTGATCATATGATGACCAAGAAAATATAGCTTACATTTTTGTGCTATCTTTGGTCTAATTTCCTTTCGCCTTGGCCAATGCTAAGAAGAACTCATAGTTCTGCTATGGAAGCATTTGACAGTGTACAATGGCATTGGAAGTCAAGGCAAAAGGACATGTTTACCCAGTACTAACAGCTTATATGTGCCAAAAAAGCACTCATTTACAAAAATCATTCAGCCATATAATGACATCAGGAATGGCAAAGCACAAAAAGAAAACTCACATGTTGATTAGTTGACATTCTTTGCCagataatgcaaatattttattatgtttcatttGTAAGTTATTTGTACAAGATACAAATTCTAAAATCTTTGTAAGTTAATCATCTAGTTAATAAGTTAACAATCTAGTGTCATAAGAACAGCATGTTTAATTTGGTTAACATAACCATAAACATGCATCAGAAAACTCCAAAGGAATATTCCTATTGTATTCCCATTTAATGTGAGGGGAGAAACATACTTTTTTAAAGGTATATCTTTGCAAAAAATTAGTTATTCAATTTCGCCTTCTCCATCATCACATACGAGGCCTTGAATTTCTTTCTCAGGCAGAAGCccatattcattaaaaaaggcCTCTACATCCCCAGCGAAAAACTCCTCACTGAGATTTTCAGTAACGTTGATAAAGTTACTGATGAGTTCACCTGCCTTGTAGACTAATATGGTAGGGAGGACATCTTTAGAGAACCTTTCTCCAGCTCCTGTATCAGCTGACTTAATTTTACAGAACTTCACAGTTGGATACTCTAAAGCAAGACATGTCAAACAGTTATTCAGTAAATCACAAGCCTTGATTTCATCAGAGAAAATATGAACTATAACTGTAGTACTCTTTCGTTCCTTTTCTATTGCTTCTAAAAATTCATCACCATTTTTTAGGTCACATAGGTACCCATATTTGGGACCAAAGCTCAGCCTCTGGTGCATGACCTGCATACATTGCTTGCGATATTTCTGTAAACAGTTTTCATCTTCTTTGTCATGGATTAATTCATATTCTTGCATACTCATCTAGAAAagaaagtacaaaaatgtaatttaaaaaattcaataaaagtgtaataaagcATAAAGTgttcttaaaatgaataaaagaatggCCTCTTATATTATTCCTATAGTAGGATTACAGGTGATTGTACATTACTTCCTGCTTGTTCCTGGCAGTACCTGCTCACTTTCCGACCTTAAGACCCGTTTCTTATTGCTGCACCTGACTCCTTGGTGCTTACACAGAATTGTAGCAGCCAAAGTCAGAGAAGAAATATTAGCAGAGCAGATGAACTGCAAATTTAGGCTGCCTTGGAATGCTCCTTTTGAGTTAGCAAAGTTTTTTGCTTACATATTGGAAATCAGATACTTAGGCACTTAAAGTTCTcgtagtttttcttttatttgatagGTATCAATACATTATGCAACCACTACCACAAAGGGACAGATGGGTCTTTTCACAGTGGTAGTTGCATCTCTCTTCATAAAACTGCCCAATTACAATGGAGGT
This portion of the Pyxicephalus adspersus chromosome 8, UCB_Pads_2.0, whole genome shotgun sequence genome encodes:
- the PDC gene encoding phosducin isoform X2, producing MEDIDTQSLEEETDFEGSATNTGPKGVIHDWRKFKLVSEDQEAIPANKKEILRQMSSPYKTPSKEEKDTREKFTRKMSMQEYELIHDKEDENCLQKYRKQCMQVMHQRLSFGPKYGYLCDLKNGDEFLEAIEKERKSTTVIVHIFSDEIKACDLLNNCLTCLALEYPTVKFCKIKSADTGAGERFSKDVLPTILVYKAGELISNFINVTENLSEEFFAGDVEAFFNEYGLLPEKEIQGLVCDDGEGEIE
- the PDC gene encoding phosducin isoform X1, whose protein sequence is MLSKNPESVMEDIDTQSLEEETDFEGSATNTGPKGVIHDWRKFKLVSEDQEAIPANKKEILRQMSSPYKTPSKEEKDTREKFTRKMSMQEYELIHDKEDENCLQKYRKQCMQVMHQRLSFGPKYGYLCDLKNGDEFLEAIEKERKSTTVIVHIFSDEIKACDLLNNCLTCLALEYPTVKFCKIKSADTGAGERFSKDVLPTILVYKAGELISNFINVTENLSEEFFAGDVEAFFNEYGLLPEKEIQGLVCDDGEGEIE